The Lonchura striata isolate bLonStr1 chromosome Z, bLonStr1.mat, whole genome shotgun sequence genome window below encodes:
- the LOC110484170 gene encoding avidin-like gives MVKAAAFLLVLLLALEAHSLSVKKKCSLVGRWVNDLGSNMTITTVNGNGVFAGSYHTAVTATSKEIKLSPLQGSLQKSPNQKGQPTFGFTVNWSFSDSITVFTGQCFVDENGKEELRTMWLLRSHVDKIKDDWKATRVGINVFTRLQSQE, from the exons ATGGTGAAAGCAGCTGCCTTCCTCCTtgtgctcctcctggccctggagGCTCACAGCCTCTCTGTGAAAAAAAAG tgctccCTGGTCGGGCGCTGGGTGAATGACCTGGGCTCCAACATGACCATCACAACTGTGAATGGAAATGGTGTCTTTGCTGGCTCCTACCACACGGCTGTGACAGCCACCTCGAAAGAGATCAAGCTGTCACCACTGCAGGGATCCCTGCAGAAGAGCCCTAACCAGAAGGGCCAGCCCACCTTTGGCTTCACCGTCAACTGGAGCTTTTCAG ATTCCATCACTGTATTCACGGGCCAGTGCTTTGTGGATGAGAATGGAAAGGAGGAACTGAGGACCATGTGGCTTCTGAGGTCACATGTGGACAAAATAAAAGATGACTGGAAAGCCACCAG GGTGGGCATCAATGTCTTCACCCGTCTGCAGTCACAGGAGTGA
- the LOC110484196 gene encoding non-lysosomal glucosylceramidase-like, with product MGMPWFTVCLRCKGQTIYQQVLSMERPSSLQGWNWGYCGHYAFYHALYPRAWLVYELPGQQVVLTCRQVSPVIPHDYKDSSLPVAVFIWEVENGRDEDVEVSIMFSLQNGMGTKEDGSGGHWNEPFTFQKDGERVAGVLLHHCPAVNPFTLAISAREKVKGWPCCCGSCWGGCAALLRVGELPAASWPKDGGARAWGWHRFSALA from the exons ATGGGGATGCCGTGG TTCACAGTGTGCCTGCGGTGCAAGGGGCAGACCATTTACCAGCAGGTCTTGTCCATGGAGAGacccagcagcctgcagggctggaactGGGGCTACTGCGGCCACTACGCCTTTTACCATGCCCTGTACCCCCGCGCCTGGCTGGTCTACGagctgccggggcagcaggTGGTGCTCACCTGCCGGCAGGTCTCTCCCGTCATCCCCCATGACTATAAG GACTCCAGCTTGCCAGTGGCAGTGTTCATCTGGGAGGTGGAGAACGGGAGGGATGAGGACGTGGAAGTGTCCATCATGTTCAGCCTGCAGAACGGCATGGGAACGAAGGAGGATGGGAGCGGCGGGCACTGGAACGAGCCCTTCACCTTCCAGAAGGATGGCGAGCGGGTTGCTGGGGTCCTGCTGCACCACTGCCCGGCCGTGAACCCCTTCACCCTGGCCATCTCTGCCCGGGAGAAGGTAaagggctggccctgctgctgtggctcctgctggggaggttgtgcagctctgctgcGTGTGGgggagctgcctgcagccagctggccaaaggATGGGGGTGCAAGGGCTTGGGGTTGGCACCGTTTCTCAGCGCTTGCCTGA
- the LOC110484195 gene encoding non-lysosomal glucosylceramidase-like, whose product MHYEEWERKIEAWQNPILENSQLPSWYKSALFNELYFMTDGGTIWVEVPPDCCAEDLQGPAGAGLSHLLPVLREYGRFAYLEGQEYRMYNTYDVHFYASFALIMLWPKLQISLQYDIGECPQSPALVPAQGFPLGRDGAFGTAAAAEMCAVEPASPSSCSAVPRTCSPGMQLPQQLRAQHWGCLLAMLGVHSWLCLPRGSPWSSQLCPYSLQRR is encoded by the exons ATGCACTACGAGGAGTGGGAGAGGAAGATTGAAGCATGGCAGAATCCCATCCTGGAGAACAG CCAGCTGCCTTCCTGGTACAAGTCAGCCCTCTTCAATGAGCTCTACTTCATGACGGATGGAGGAACCATCTGGGTGGAGGTGCCCCCCGATTGCTGTGCCGAGGACCTGCAGGGGCCGGCGGGTGCGGGGCTCTCCCACCTCCTCCCTGTCCTGCGGGAGTACGGGAGATTTGCTTATTTGGAAG GCCAGGAGTACCGGATGTACAACACCTACGATGTCCATTTCTACGCCTCCTTCGCTCTCATCATGCTGTGGCCCAAGCTGCAGATCAGCCTGCAGTATGACATTGGtgagtgtccccagagccctgccttGGTGCCTGCTCAGGGCTTCCCCTTGGGAAGAGATGGAGCCTTtgggactgctgctgctgcagagatgtGTGCTGTGGAGCCAGCATccccctccagctgctctgctgtgcccaggaCTTGCAGCCCTGGaatgcagctgccccagcagctccgtgcccagcactggggctgccttCTTGCCATGCTGGGGGTGCACAGctggctctgcctgcccaggggGAGCCCCTGGtcttcccagctctgtccttaCTCCTTGCAGAGGAGATAG
- the LOC110484194 gene encoding LOW QUALITY PROTEIN: avidin-like (The sequence of the model RefSeq protein was modified relative to this genomic sequence to represent the inferred CDS: inserted 1 base in 1 codon), which produces MVKAAAFLLVLLLALEAHSLSVKKSSEFYPLQCNLTGQWKNDLGSNMTIYGVKENGDFTGKYLTVVSDSPLKIKESHYRGXQHHPSQLNQPTFGFTVHWNFTDTIAVFTGQCFVEKNQKVLKTIWLLRPYAEKCRDNWKPPELATTYSNAWKSSWIEGGSIGVPREGAVPGCSPSSYFSICFSQ; this is translated from the exons ATGGTGAAAGCAGCTGCCTTCCTCCTtgtgctcctcctggccctggagGCTCACAGCCTCTCTGTGAAAAAAAG TTCTGAGTTCTATCCTCTCCAGTGTAACCTGACTGGGCAATGGAAGAATGACCTGGGCTCCAACATGACCATTTATGGAGTAAAGGAAAATGGTGACTTCACTGGCAAGTACCTCACGGTTGTGTCAGACTCCCCATTAAAGATCAAGGAATCACACTACAGGG CCCAGCACCACCCAAGTCAGCTGAACCAGCCCACCTTTGGTTTCACTGTCCACTGGAACTTTACAG ACACCATCGCTGTTTTCACGGGACAGTGCTTTGTGGAAAAGAACCAAAAAGTTTTGAAGACCATTTGGCTGCTGAGGCCATATGCAGAGAAATGCAGAGACAACTGGAAGCCACCGG AGTTGGCTACAACATATTCAAATGCCTGGAAAAGTTCATGGATTGAGGGTGGTAGCATTGGAGTTCCCAGAGAAGGAGCAGTGCCAGGTTGTAGCCCTTCTTCCTACTTCAGCATCTGCTTCTCCCAATAA
- the LOC110484173 gene encoding non-lysosomal glucosylceramidase — MAAAAETVESPLMRRYEGAAQGRGVAADGWRVCLAHSFEELRQPYGAGDVPLRDVLRHVGLALRYFRWWVKKTCIEKKTAFIDLLCAVPLQQIYGCPLGGIGGGTITRGWRGEFCRWQLNPGLYNYDTVIANQFTVCLRCKGQTIYQQVLSMERPSSLQGWNWGYCGHYAFYHALYPRAWLVYELPGQQVVLTCRQVSPVIPHDYKDSSLPVAVFIWEVENGRDEDVEVSIMFSLQNGMGTKEDGSGGHWNEPFTFQKDGERVAGVLLHHCPAVNPFTLAISAREKAGTGVTHVTAFNPTGLGREVWQDLLQDGRLDSPAGKSRPTEKGEVTAAAVCASCRVPAHGHKMLEMALAWDMPCVHFGSKEKLHVRRYTRFFGSKGDAAPALSHYALTHYEEWERKIEAWQNPILENSQLPSWYKSALFNELYFMTDGGTIWVEVPPDCCAEDLQGPAGAGLSHLLPVLREYGRFAYLEGQEYRMYNTYDVHFYASFALIMLWPKLQISLQYDIAVTVVNEDVQPRQYLMGGQTAQVKMKNVVPHDIGDPGDEPWQRVNAYLMHDTADWKDLNLKFVLQVYRDYYLTHDSLYLQDMWPVCQAVMESELKFDTDNDGLIENGGFADQTYDAWVVHGASAYCGGLWLAAVCMMCKMAELLGDTEIRQKYMDILNKGKEAFERMLWNGKYYNYDSSGSDTSSSIMSDQCAGQWFLGACGLDQGEFEVFPKSHILSALRTIFEKNVLSFAGGTMGAVNGMRPDGVPDTSSVQSNEVWVGVVYSLAATMIQEGMVEEGFRTAEGCYRTVWERLGMAFQTPEAYREKKVYRSLAYMRPLSIWSMQLALERRAGQAPAPTQLPQGYTHP, encoded by the exons ATACTTCAGGTGGTGGGTCAAGAAGACCTGCATAGAGAAGAAAACAGCCTTCATTGACCTCTTGTGTGCAGTTCCTCTGCAGCAGATCTATG GGTGCCCGCTGGGCGGGATCGGGGGAGGCACCATCACCCGCGGCTGGCGGGGAGAGTTCTGCCGCTGGCAGCTGAACCCTGGCCTTTACAACTATGATACAGTCATCGCCAATCAG TTCACAGTGTGCCTGCGGTGCAAGGGGCAAACCATTTACCAGCAGGTCTTGTCCATGGAGAGacccagcagcctgcagggctggaactGGGGCTACTGCGGCCACTACGCCTTTTACCATGCCCTGTACCCCCGCGCCTGGCTGGTCTACGagctgccggggcagcaggTGGTGCTCACCTGCCGGCAGGTCTCTCCCGTCATCCCCCATGACTATAAG GACTCCAGCTTGCCAGTGGCAGTGTTCATCTGGGAGGTGGAGAACGGGAGGGATGAGGACGTGGAAGTGTCCATCATGTTCAGCCTGCAGAACGGCATGGGAACGAAGGAGGATGGGAGCGGCGGGCACTGGAACGAGCCCTTCACCTTCCAGAAGGATGGCGAGCGGGTTGCTGGGGTCCTGCTGCACCACTGCCCGGCCGTGAACCCCTTCACCCTGGCCATCTCTGCCCGGGAGAAG GCTGGCACGGGAGTCACCCATGTTACGGCATTCAATCCCACGGGATTGGGTAGAGAGGTGTGGCAGGACCTCCTGCAGGATGGCAGGCTGGATTCACCCGCTG GTAAAAGCAGGCCAACAGAGAAGGgggaggtgacagcagcagcagtgtgtgcCAGCTGTAGGGTGCCTGCCCATGGGCACAAGATGCTGGAGATGGCCCTGGCTTGGGACATGCCCTGTGTCCACTTTGGCTCCAAGGAGAAGCTGCATGTCAG GCGGTACACCCGGTTTTTTGGcagcaaaggtgatgctgctcctgccctgtcccattACGCCCTGACACACTACGAGGAGTGGGAGAGGAAGATTGAAGCATGGCAGAATCCCATCCTGGAGAACAG CCAGCTGCCTTCCTGGTACAAGTCAGCCCTCTTCAATGAGCTCTACTTCATGACGGATGGAGGAACCATCTGGGTGGAGGTGCCCCCCGATTGCTGTGCCGAGGACCTGCAGGGGCCGGCGGGTGCGGGGCTCTCCCACCTCCTCCCTGTCCTGCGGGAGTACGGGAGATTTGCTTATTTGGAAG GCCAGGAGTACCGGATGTACAACACCTACGATGTCCATTTCTACGCCTCCTTCGCTCTCATCATGCTGTGGCCCAAGCTGCAGATCAGCCTGCAGTATGACATTG CTGTCACTGTGGTGAATGAGGATGTCCAGCCCCGGCAGTACCTGATGGGTGGTCAGACAGCCCAGGTGAAGATGAAGAATGTGGTACCACATGACATTGGGGACCCAG GTGACGAGCCATGGCAGCGTGTCAATGCCTACCTGATGCACGACACTGCTGACTGGAAGGACCTCAACCTGAAGTTTGTGCTGCAGGTGTACCGTGACTACTACCTGACACATGATTCCCTGTACCTGCAGGACATGTGGCCAGTGTGCCAG GCTGTGATGGAGTCGGAGTTGAAGTTTGACACAGACAACGATGGGCTCATTGAAAATGGTGGCTTTGCTGACCAGACATATGATGCATGGGTGGTGCATGGAGCCAG TGCCTACTGTGGTGGACTGTGGCTGGCTGCCGTGTGCATGATGTGCAAGATGGCAGAGCTGCTTGGGGACACTGAGATCCGGCAGAAATACATGGACATCCTGAACAAGGGCAAGGAGGCCTTTGAGAGGATGCTCTGGAATG gaaaatacTACAACTATGATAGCAGTGGAAGTGACACATCCAGCAGCATCATGTCAGACCAGTGTGCTGGGCAGTGGTTTCTCGGAGCTTGTGGTCTGGACCAAGGGGAGTTTGAG GTTTTCCCCAAGAGTCACATTCTCAGCGCGCTCAGGACCATCTTTGAGAAGAACGTGCTGAGCTTCGCAGGCGGCACCATGGGGGCCGTGAACGGCATGAGACCTGATGGTGTGCCCGACACCTCCAGCGTGCAGTCCAACGAGGTCTGGGTCGGTGTGGTCTACTCCCTGGCTGCCACCATGATCCAGGAG GGCATGGTGGAGGAAGGCTTCCGTACGGCAGAGGGCTGCTACCGGACAGTGTGGGAACGGCTGGGCATGGCTTTCCAGACACCCGAGGCCTATCGGGAGAAGAAGGTGTACCGCTCGCTGGCCTACATGCGGCCCCTCAGCATCTGGAGCATGCAGCTGGCCCTGGAACGCCGGGCTGGCCAGGCACCCGCACCCACACAGCTCCCCCAGGGCTACACCCACCCTTGA